The Gammaproteobacteria bacterium genome includes a region encoding these proteins:
- a CDS encoding four helix bundle protein — protein MFVRLVYKFEKLEVWKLALDYLERVYEYSGALPEDEKFNLVSQWRRAATSVCLNIAEGSSGGSDKVQRRFLGIALRSLIETVAILKIVEKRKMLPADRLNEMYRDSQTLAKKLYAFKTYLENKDGSFREPEAEYDSNWLIDWHDESE, from the coding sequence ATCTTTGTCCGACTGGTGTACAAGTTTGAAAAACTCGAGGTTTGGAAACTTGCACTCGACTACCTCGAGAGAGTGTATGAATATTCAGGTGCCCTCCCGGAAGATGAAAAGTTCAACCTGGTTTCGCAGTGGCGGAGGGCCGCTACTTCCGTTTGCCTGAACATTGCAGAAGGATCCTCCGGCGGATCGGACAAAGTACAGAGAAGATTTTTGGGTATAGCCCTCCGCTCTTTGATTGAAACGGTGGCAATTCTGAAAATTGTTGAGAAAAGAAAAATGCTACCTGCTGACAGGTTGAATGAGATGTATCGCGATTCTCAAACGTTAGCGAAAAAACTTTATGCATTCAAGACATACCTTGAAAACAAAGATGGAAGTTTCCGGGAGCCGGAAGCAGAATACGACTCGAATTGGTTGATCGATTGGCATGACGAATCCGAGTGA